The Leptodactylus fuscus isolate aLepFus1 chromosome 3, aLepFus1.hap2, whole genome shotgun sequence genome has a segment encoding these proteins:
- the SAMD7 gene encoding sterile alpha motif domain-containing protein 7, translating into MSMISDQSNLEGKHIYQLTGCMPSAELRQKQEIMMRNQMMSVNPQVVVPVQQRMPIIPAQYDSRLLDRGDLLPSNELIIPNDTRQMHLASHFGSSVPGHSSVMSSRTFSTPGYSNFLHTEPLDFVARRQELLQKQTMNRMDMEINAMYHQRELDKSHRKGFVDMDTPFLYHGMPSNPVAFRGRQICPEGQLPSDFFVHRNALDILHGSSVLKTSPYTPINSLQRERARRPGRRAGNPKITESNMGVTKIPAENKPQVSPSATEEEKEEKKEEDTEVFNRCDQGKANNDSTTDKTVMETQENQEKTSNPIPSMSNRSRTGADKELTNSGPTFEDRYIYQSPVHLSTSPFSFPVTMNPSLLPGAHSLFLNREEIPTHQDIRKWSSQDVYNFVSSLPGCSTYAQVFKDHDIDGLTLPLLTEDHLLDTMGLKLGPALKIRTQICCRLGNIFHMTGLPLPGPVSSAAPVPSDQPPEVISPTTCGNSNTTAPSPCAHESDPLRVSDIATTENKENPCDLSSSQSDFPVNLLKV; encoded by the exons AACTTCGGCAAAAGCAAGAAATTATGATGAGAAACCAGATGATGTCTGTCAACCCTCAAGTCGTGGTGCCAGTCCAGCAAAGGATGCCAATAATTCCAGCACAGTATGATTCACGACTGTTAGACAG aggaGATTTATTACCATCAAATGAACTGATCATTCCCAATGACACAAGACAAATGCATTTGGCCTCACATTTTGGATCATCAGTACCTGGCCATTCAAGTGTTATGTCCAGCAGAACTTTCTCTACCCCAG GTTACAGCAACTTCTTACACACAGAACCTTTGGATTTTGTTGCCAGAAGACAAGAACTGTTACAGAAACAAACTATGAACAG GATGGATATGGAAATAAATGCAATGTATCACCAAAGAGAGTTGGACAAGTCTCATAGAAAAGGTTTTGTTGATATGGACACACCATTTCTCTACCATGGAATGCCATCCAACCCAGTAGCCTTCAGAGGTCGGCAGATATGTCCAGAAGGCCAGCTTCCCTCAGATTTCTTTGTCCATCGCAATGCATTGGACATCCTTCACGGTAGTTCAGTTTTAAAGACCAGTCCATATACTCCCATAAATAGCTTGCAAAGAGAACGAGCACGAAGACCGGGCAGAAGAGCTGGCAATCCAAAAATTACGGAGAGCAACATGGGTGTGACCAAAATTCCAGCAGAAAATAAACCTCAAGTTTCGCCTTCTGCTACtgaagaggagaaagaagagaaaaaagaagAAGATACTGAGGTATTTAATAGATGTGACCAAGGAAAAGCAAATAATGACTCTACAACAGACAAGACTGTGATGGAAACCCAAGAAAACCAAGAGAAGACAAGTAATCCTATTCCTTCCATGTCCAACAGAAGCAGGACTGGGGCTGACAAGGAACTTACCAACTCAGGACCAACATTTGAAGACAGATACATCTACCAGTCTCCAGTTCACCTTTCAACAAGTCCATTCAGTTTCCCAGTAACGATGAATCCTTCACTTCTTCCAG gAGCACATAGCCTATTCCTGAATAGAGAAGAAATACCGACTCATCAGGATATCCGTAAATGGTCTTCTCAGGATGTCTATAACTTTGTGTCCAGCCTGCCAGGCTGTTCTACTTATGCACAA GTTTTTAAAGACCATGATATTGATGGACTAACTCTCCCTCTTCTGACTGAGGATCATCTCTTGGACACTATGGGGCTGAAACTTGGACCTGCACTCAAAATTCGCACACAG ATCTGCTGCCGCCTGGGTAACATATTTCACATGACTGGCTTGCCATTACCTGGTCCTGTGTCATCGGCAGCTCCAGTGCCTTCAGATCAGCCTCCAGAAGTGATATCACCTACCACATGTGGCAATAGTAACACAACTGCACCTAGTCCATGTGCCCATGAATCTGACCCTTTAAGAGTTTCAGATATAGCAACGACAGAAAACAAAGAGAATCCATGTGATTTGTCATCTTCACAATCTGATTTTCCAGTGAATTTGCTGAAAGTCTAA